One window of Panthera tigris isolate Pti1 chromosome C2, P.tigris_Pti1_mat1.1, whole genome shotgun sequence genomic DNA carries:
- the UBA5 gene encoding ubiquitin-like modifier-activating enzyme 5 isoform X3, which produces MAESVERLQQRVEELERELALERSRRALGGGDGGGGRVRIEKMSPEVVDSNPYRELLTYGVNQLLLFDYDKVELANMNRLFFQPHQAGLSKVQAAEYTLRNINPDVLFEVHNYNITTVENFQHFMDRISNGGLEEGKPVDLVLSCVDNFEARMAINTACNELGQTWMESGVSENAVSGHIQLIIPGESACFACAPPLVVAANIDEKTLKREGVCAASLPTTMGVVAGILVQNVLKFLLNFGTVSFYLGYNAMQDFFPTMSMKPNPQCDDRNCRKQQEEYKKKVAALPKPEVVQEEEEIIHEDNEWGIELVSEVSEEELKNSSGPVPDLPEGITVAYTIPEKQEDSVAEVTVEDSGESLEDLMAKMKNM; this is translated from the exons ATGGCCGAGTCTGTGGAGCGGCTGCAGCAGCGGGTGGAGGAGCTGGAGCGGGAACTGGCACTGGAGAGGAGTCGGCGGGCCTTGGGGGGCGGCGACGGAGGCGGCGGCCGGGTCCGCATCGAGAAGATGAGCCCGGAGGTGGTGGACTCCAATCCTTACAG GGAACTACTCACTTATGGAGTGAATCAG ttgctACTCTTTGACTATGACAAGGTGGAACTGGCCAATATGAATAGACTTTTCTTCCAACCTCATCAAGCAGGATTAAGTAAAGTtcaagcagcagaatatactttgaG GAACATTAATCCAGATGTTCTTTTTGAAGTACACAACTACAATATAACCACAGTAGAAAACTTTCAACATTTCATGGATAGAATAAG TAATGGTGGATTAGAAGAGGGAAAACCCGTTGACCTAGTTCTTAGCTGTGTGGACAATTTTGAAGCTCGAATGGCAATAAATACA GCTTGTAATGAACTTGGACAAACATGGATGGAGTCTGGGGTCAGTGAAAATGCAGTTTCAGGGCATATACAGCTCATAATTCCTGGAGAATCTGCTTGTTTTGCG tgTGCTCCCCCACTTGTGGTTGCTGCAAATATTGATGAAAAGACTCTGAAACGAGAAGGTGTTTGTGCAGCCAGTCTTCCTACCACTATGGGAGTGGTTGCTGGGATATTGGTACAAAATGTGTTGAA gtttttgttaaattttggtACTGTTAGTTTTTACCTTGGATATAATGCAATGCAGGACTTTTTCCCTACTATGTCCATGAAGCCAAATCCTCAGTGTGATGACAGAAATTgcaggaagcagcaggaagaatACAAG AAAAAGGTAGCAGCACTGCCCAAACCAGAGGTTgttcaagaagaggaagagataataCATGAAGACAATGAGTGGG GTATTGAGTTGGTGTCTGAGGTTTCAGAAGAGGAACTGAAGAATTCTTCAGGTCCAGTTCCTGACTTACCTGAAGGAATTACAGTGGCATATACAATTCCTGAAAAG CAAGAAGATTCTGTAGCTGAAGTAACTGTGGAAGATTCTGGCGAAAGCTTGGAAGACCTCATGGCCAAGATGAAGAATATGTAG
- the UBA5 gene encoding ubiquitin-like modifier-activating enzyme 5 isoform X2 encodes MAESVERLQQRVEELERELALERSRRALGGGDGGGGRVRIEKMSPEVVDSNPYSRLMALKRMGIVNDYEKIRTFAIAIVGVGGVGSVTAEMLTRCGIGKLLLFDYDKVELANMNRLFFQPHQAGLSKVQAAEYTLRNINPDVLFEVHNYNITTVENFQHFMDRISNGGLEEGKPVDLVLSCVDNFEARMAINTACNELGQTWMESGVSENAVSGHIQLIIPGESACFACAPPLVVAANIDEKTLKREGVCAASLPTTMGVVAGILVQNVLKFLLNFGTVSFYLGYNAMQDFFPTMSMKPNPQCDDRNCRKQQEEYKKKVAALPKPEVVQEEEEIIHEDNEWGIELVSEVSEEELKNSSGPVPDLPEGITVAYTIPEKQEDSVAEVTVEDSGESLEDLMAKMKNM; translated from the exons ATGGCCGAGTCTGTGGAGCGGCTGCAGCAGCGGGTGGAGGAGCTGGAGCGGGAACTGGCACTGGAGAGGAGTCGGCGGGCCTTGGGGGGCGGCGACGGAGGCGGCGGCCGGGTCCGCATCGAGAAGATGAGCCCGGAGGTGGTGGACTCCAATCCTTACAG ccgCCTGATGGCATTGAAACGAATGGGGATTGTAAATGACTATGAG AAAATCCGTACCTTTGCTATAGCAATAGTAGGTGTTGGTGGAGTTGGTAGTGTGACTGCTGAAATGCTGACAAGATGTGGCATTGGTAAG ttgctACTCTTTGACTATGACAAGGTGGAACTGGCCAATATGAATAGACTTTTCTTCCAACCTCATCAAGCAGGATTAAGTAAAGTtcaagcagcagaatatactttgaG GAACATTAATCCAGATGTTCTTTTTGAAGTACACAACTACAATATAACCACAGTAGAAAACTTTCAACATTTCATGGATAGAATAAG TAATGGTGGATTAGAAGAGGGAAAACCCGTTGACCTAGTTCTTAGCTGTGTGGACAATTTTGAAGCTCGAATGGCAATAAATACA GCTTGTAATGAACTTGGACAAACATGGATGGAGTCTGGGGTCAGTGAAAATGCAGTTTCAGGGCATATACAGCTCATAATTCCTGGAGAATCTGCTTGTTTTGCG tgTGCTCCCCCACTTGTGGTTGCTGCAAATATTGATGAAAAGACTCTGAAACGAGAAGGTGTTTGTGCAGCCAGTCTTCCTACCACTATGGGAGTGGTTGCTGGGATATTGGTACAAAATGTGTTGAA gtttttgttaaattttggtACTGTTAGTTTTTACCTTGGATATAATGCAATGCAGGACTTTTTCCCTACTATGTCCATGAAGCCAAATCCTCAGTGTGATGACAGAAATTgcaggaagcagcaggaagaatACAAG AAAAAGGTAGCAGCACTGCCCAAACCAGAGGTTgttcaagaagaggaagagataataCATGAAGACAATGAGTGGG GTATTGAGTTGGTGTCTGAGGTTTCAGAAGAGGAACTGAAGAATTCTTCAGGTCCAGTTCCTGACTTACCTGAAGGAATTACAGTGGCATATACAATTCCTGAAAAG CAAGAAGATTCTGTAGCTGAAGTAACTGTGGAAGATTCTGGCGAAAGCTTGGAAGACCTCATGGCCAAGATGAAGAATATGTAG
- the UBA5 gene encoding ubiquitin-like modifier-activating enzyme 5 isoform X1: MAESVERLQQRVEELERELALERSRRALGGGDGGGGRVRIEKMSPEVVDSNPYSRLMALKRMGIVNDYEKIRTFAIAIVGVGGVGSVTAEMLTRCGIGKVKTFLSLSCRELLTYGVNQLLLFDYDKVELANMNRLFFQPHQAGLSKVQAAEYTLRNINPDVLFEVHNYNITTVENFQHFMDRISNGGLEEGKPVDLVLSCVDNFEARMAINTACNELGQTWMESGVSENAVSGHIQLIIPGESACFACAPPLVVAANIDEKTLKREGVCAASLPTTMGVVAGILVQNVLKFLLNFGTVSFYLGYNAMQDFFPTMSMKPNPQCDDRNCRKQQEEYKKKVAALPKPEVVQEEEEIIHEDNEWGIELVSEVSEEELKNSSGPVPDLPEGITVAYTIPEKQEDSVAEVTVEDSGESLEDLMAKMKNM, from the exons ATGGCCGAGTCTGTGGAGCGGCTGCAGCAGCGGGTGGAGGAGCTGGAGCGGGAACTGGCACTGGAGAGGAGTCGGCGGGCCTTGGGGGGCGGCGACGGAGGCGGCGGCCGGGTCCGCATCGAGAAGATGAGCCCGGAGGTGGTGGACTCCAATCCTTACAG ccgCCTGATGGCATTGAAACGAATGGGGATTGTAAATGACTATGAG AAAATCCGTACCTTTGCTATAGCAATAGTAGGTGTTGGTGGAGTTGGTAGTGTGACTGCTGAAATGCTGACAAGATGTGGCATTGGTAAGGTAAAAACATTTCTCTCCTTGTCATGTAGGGAACTACTCACTTATGGAGTGAATCAG ttgctACTCTTTGACTATGACAAGGTGGAACTGGCCAATATGAATAGACTTTTCTTCCAACCTCATCAAGCAGGATTAAGTAAAGTtcaagcagcagaatatactttgaG GAACATTAATCCAGATGTTCTTTTTGAAGTACACAACTACAATATAACCACAGTAGAAAACTTTCAACATTTCATGGATAGAATAAG TAATGGTGGATTAGAAGAGGGAAAACCCGTTGACCTAGTTCTTAGCTGTGTGGACAATTTTGAAGCTCGAATGGCAATAAATACA GCTTGTAATGAACTTGGACAAACATGGATGGAGTCTGGGGTCAGTGAAAATGCAGTTTCAGGGCATATACAGCTCATAATTCCTGGAGAATCTGCTTGTTTTGCG tgTGCTCCCCCACTTGTGGTTGCTGCAAATATTGATGAAAAGACTCTGAAACGAGAAGGTGTTTGTGCAGCCAGTCTTCCTACCACTATGGGAGTGGTTGCTGGGATATTGGTACAAAATGTGTTGAA gtttttgttaaattttggtACTGTTAGTTTTTACCTTGGATATAATGCAATGCAGGACTTTTTCCCTACTATGTCCATGAAGCCAAATCCTCAGTGTGATGACAGAAATTgcaggaagcagcaggaagaatACAAG AAAAAGGTAGCAGCACTGCCCAAACCAGAGGTTgttcaagaagaggaagagataataCATGAAGACAATGAGTGGG GTATTGAGTTGGTGTCTGAGGTTTCAGAAGAGGAACTGAAGAATTCTTCAGGTCCAGTTCCTGACTTACCTGAAGGAATTACAGTGGCATATACAATTCCTGAAAAG CAAGAAGATTCTGTAGCTGAAGTAACTGTGGAAGATTCTGGCGAAAGCTTGGAAGACCTCATGGCCAAGATGAAGAATATGTAG
- the UBA5 gene encoding ubiquitin-like modifier-activating enzyme 5 isoform X4: MALKRMGIVNDYEKIRTFAIAIVGVGGVGSVTAEMLTRCGIGKLLLFDYDKVELANMNRLFFQPHQAGLSKVQAAEYTLRNINPDVLFEVHNYNITTVENFQHFMDRISNGGLEEGKPVDLVLSCVDNFEARMAINTACNELGQTWMESGVSENAVSGHIQLIIPGESACFACAPPLVVAANIDEKTLKREGVCAASLPTTMGVVAGILVQNVLKFLLNFGTVSFYLGYNAMQDFFPTMSMKPNPQCDDRNCRKQQEEYKKKVAALPKPEVVQEEEEIIHEDNEWGIELVSEVSEEELKNSSGPVPDLPEGITVAYTIPEKQEDSVAEVTVEDSGESLEDLMAKMKNM; this comes from the exons ATGGCATTGAAACGAATGGGGATTGTAAATGACTATGAG AAAATCCGTACCTTTGCTATAGCAATAGTAGGTGTTGGTGGAGTTGGTAGTGTGACTGCTGAAATGCTGACAAGATGTGGCATTGGTAAG ttgctACTCTTTGACTATGACAAGGTGGAACTGGCCAATATGAATAGACTTTTCTTCCAACCTCATCAAGCAGGATTAAGTAAAGTtcaagcagcagaatatactttgaG GAACATTAATCCAGATGTTCTTTTTGAAGTACACAACTACAATATAACCACAGTAGAAAACTTTCAACATTTCATGGATAGAATAAG TAATGGTGGATTAGAAGAGGGAAAACCCGTTGACCTAGTTCTTAGCTGTGTGGACAATTTTGAAGCTCGAATGGCAATAAATACA GCTTGTAATGAACTTGGACAAACATGGATGGAGTCTGGGGTCAGTGAAAATGCAGTTTCAGGGCATATACAGCTCATAATTCCTGGAGAATCTGCTTGTTTTGCG tgTGCTCCCCCACTTGTGGTTGCTGCAAATATTGATGAAAAGACTCTGAAACGAGAAGGTGTTTGTGCAGCCAGTCTTCCTACCACTATGGGAGTGGTTGCTGGGATATTGGTACAAAATGTGTTGAA gtttttgttaaattttggtACTGTTAGTTTTTACCTTGGATATAATGCAATGCAGGACTTTTTCCCTACTATGTCCATGAAGCCAAATCCTCAGTGTGATGACAGAAATTgcaggaagcagcaggaagaatACAAG AAAAAGGTAGCAGCACTGCCCAAACCAGAGGTTgttcaagaagaggaagagataataCATGAAGACAATGAGTGGG GTATTGAGTTGGTGTCTGAGGTTTCAGAAGAGGAACTGAAGAATTCTTCAGGTCCAGTTCCTGACTTACCTGAAGGAATTACAGTGGCATATACAATTCCTGAAAAG CAAGAAGATTCTGTAGCTGAAGTAACTGTGGAAGATTCTGGCGAAAGCTTGGAAGACCTCATGGCCAAGATGAAGAATATGTAG
- the UBA5 gene encoding ubiquitin-like modifier-activating enzyme 5 isoform X5, with protein sequence MNRLFFQPHQAGLSKVQAAEYTLRNINPDVLFEVHNYNITTVENFQHFMDRISNGGLEEGKPVDLVLSCVDNFEARMAINTACNELGQTWMESGVSENAVSGHIQLIIPGESACFACAPPLVVAANIDEKTLKREGVCAASLPTTMGVVAGILVQNVLKFLLNFGTVSFYLGYNAMQDFFPTMSMKPNPQCDDRNCRKQQEEYKKKVAALPKPEVVQEEEEIIHEDNEWGIELVSEVSEEELKNSSGPVPDLPEGITVAYTIPEKQEDSVAEVTVEDSGESLEDLMAKMKNM encoded by the exons ATGAATAGACTTTTCTTCCAACCTCATCAAGCAGGATTAAGTAAAGTtcaagcagcagaatatactttgaG GAACATTAATCCAGATGTTCTTTTTGAAGTACACAACTACAATATAACCACAGTAGAAAACTTTCAACATTTCATGGATAGAATAAG TAATGGTGGATTAGAAGAGGGAAAACCCGTTGACCTAGTTCTTAGCTGTGTGGACAATTTTGAAGCTCGAATGGCAATAAATACA GCTTGTAATGAACTTGGACAAACATGGATGGAGTCTGGGGTCAGTGAAAATGCAGTTTCAGGGCATATACAGCTCATAATTCCTGGAGAATCTGCTTGTTTTGCG tgTGCTCCCCCACTTGTGGTTGCTGCAAATATTGATGAAAAGACTCTGAAACGAGAAGGTGTTTGTGCAGCCAGTCTTCCTACCACTATGGGAGTGGTTGCTGGGATATTGGTACAAAATGTGTTGAA gtttttgttaaattttggtACTGTTAGTTTTTACCTTGGATATAATGCAATGCAGGACTTTTTCCCTACTATGTCCATGAAGCCAAATCCTCAGTGTGATGACAGAAATTgcaggaagcagcaggaagaatACAAG AAAAAGGTAGCAGCACTGCCCAAACCAGAGGTTgttcaagaagaggaagagataataCATGAAGACAATGAGTGGG GTATTGAGTTGGTGTCTGAGGTTTCAGAAGAGGAACTGAAGAATTCTTCAGGTCCAGTTCCTGACTTACCTGAAGGAATTACAGTGGCATATACAATTCCTGAAAAG CAAGAAGATTCTGTAGCTGAAGTAACTGTGGAAGATTCTGGCGAAAGCTTGGAAGACCTCATGGCCAAGATGAAGAATATGTAG